From the Gramella sp. Hel_I_59 genome, one window contains:
- a CDS encoding RagB/SusD family nutrient uptake outer membrane protein codes for MMKNKILVLILISFATISCEKDFLEPTSLSTFDNEYIYSNVDDARNGVNAIYSGFNQDAFRSRLSNNMTGNTDIEHQSGWASESDRYQIWDLDALPSNRDLDIVWTTAYRAIRDANIAIEGIQASGNLESTDATVGTTFNHLLGEAYTLRAYWYSILAYYWGDVPYVVAAPRAGEEFNLPKTDRNEILAGEIQNLIDVEANMQWADQLPFGIEQVSREYTLGMIARISLQRGGYFLKPDLTMDRMGDYLDYYQIAKQYSQKLIELKDRPLPGDYRQVFLNQSKFISPVNSEVLFEVPFSLNSGDVGWNIGITVEGGPTAAHDYGSGNNYMEIPPTYYFSFDTLDVRRDVTVAFYQINTAFEEEFVEGPTNLAQGKWSRHFLENPPGSSSAKSTGINWPMMRYADVILMLAEAENEINGPTALAQDALARVRKRAFNEEDWNEKVDQYVGEVSTSKQAFFEAIVDERAWEFGGEMIRKYELIRWGIYADKVENTVEELKRLADAAYNGTTDLPIYMYWKRDETGRFTILNPNRKVVAPPDDSWNQVPFLLSLRNEETIYDEWITKDWANYYNGPNPGVARYIFPIPTIAIENSRGTLQNNGYGF; via the coding sequence ATGATGAAAAATAAAATTTTAGTTCTAATTCTTATTTCGTTCGCGACTATATCGTGCGAAAAAGATTTTTTGGAGCCTACTTCATTATCCACCTTTGATAATGAGTATATCTACTCCAATGTGGATGATGCAAGGAACGGCGTAAATGCGATCTACTCAGGTTTCAATCAGGATGCCTTCCGTTCCAGACTATCAAACAACATGACTGGTAATACCGATATTGAACACCAGTCTGGATGGGCAAGCGAATCAGACCGTTACCAGATTTGGGATTTGGATGCACTTCCAAGCAACCGTGATCTTGATATCGTATGGACAACCGCCTACAGAGCAATTCGTGATGCGAATATCGCTATAGAAGGGATTCAAGCCAGCGGTAATCTGGAATCTACAGATGCAACTGTTGGTACCACCTTCAACCATTTATTGGGTGAGGCTTATACTCTTAGAGCATATTGGTATAGTATTCTGGCATACTATTGGGGAGATGTTCCTTATGTAGTTGCCGCTCCCCGCGCTGGAGAAGAATTCAACCTTCCTAAGACTGACCGTAATGAAATTCTTGCCGGTGAGATCCAGAACTTGATTGACGTAGAGGCAAACATGCAATGGGCAGACCAGCTTCCATTTGGAATTGAACAAGTAAGTAGAGAATATACTCTGGGAATGATCGCCAGAATTTCATTACAACGTGGCGGATATTTCTTAAAACCTGATCTAACGATGGATAGAATGGGTGATTATCTTGATTACTACCAGATTGCAAAGCAATATTCTCAAAAGCTAATAGAGTTAAAGGATAGACCATTGCCTGGGGATTACAGACAGGTTTTTCTGAATCAGTCTAAATTTATATCACCGGTAAACAGCGAAGTTCTTTTTGAAGTTCCATTTTCACTAAATAGTGGTGATGTGGGCTGGAATATTGGTATAACTGTAGAAGGAGGTCCAACCGCAGCACATGATTATGGTTCTGGTAACAACTATATGGAGATTCCTCCTACTTACTACTTCTCTTTTGATACGCTGGATGTTCGTAGAGATGTAACTGTAGCTTTCTATCAAATAAATACCGCTTTTGAAGAGGAATTTGTGGAAGGACCAACTAATCTCGCTCAGGGTAAGTGGAGTAGACATTTCCTTGAAAATCCTCCGGGATCATCCTCAGCAAAAAGTACAGGGATCAACTGGCCTATGATGAGATATGCCGATGTGATCTTAATGCTTGCTGAAGCTGAAAACGAAATCAACGGTCCTACAGCTTTAGCTCAGGATGCACTTGCAAGAGTTCGTAAAAGAGCATTTAACGAAGAAGACTGGAACGAAAAAGTTGATCAGTATGTAGGAGAAGTTTCAACTTCCAAACAAGCTTTCTTTGAAGCGATTGTTGATGAGCGCGCTTGGGAATTTGGAGGAGAAATGATACGTAAATATGAGTTGATTAGATGGGGAATCTATGCAGATAAGGTTGAAAATACTGTAGAAGAATTAAAACGTTTGGCAGATGCTGCTTATAACGGTACAACAGATCTTCCAATCTATATGTACTGGAAGAGAGATGAAACCGGTCGCTTTACTATCTTGAATCCTAACCGTAAAGTTGTTGCTCCACCAGATGATTCCTGGAACCAGGTACCATTTTTATTGAGTCTAAGAAATGAGGAGACAATCTATGATGAATGGATTACAAAAGACTGGGCAAACTATTATAATGGTCCTAATCCGGGAGTTGCTAGATACATATTCCCAATTCCAACAATAGCTATTGAAAACAGTCGCGGTACGTTACAAAATAACGGTTACGGCTTCTAA
- a CDS encoding TonB-dependent receptor, which produces MKQVFTKTFSLFLATQGNRMKYKLRALIVACILLSTNVIFAQSTEITGTVLAADTNGPLPGVTVSEKGTSNGVVTDFDGNYSLTVSGDDAVISFSFVGYTSQDIPVNGQTTIDLTMEVDMNQLGEVMIVDYGYGQVKKEDMTGAVASIGSKELSKIPVASAAEALAGRLPGVNIQTADGQPGAEISVRVRGGGSITQDNSPLYVVDGFIVGGISDIPPNDIESINVLKDAAATAIYGAQAANGVVVVTTKNAEAGRVSIDYNNFFQFNNLPSDRKYEVLSPYEYALANYEYARLRSDADVRNYERYFGVYDDIDLYRNMEGTDWQEELFGDPKLSQFHNLTVSGGTEMTKMRLSLSNNQDEGLLLGSAYERTAINFKLNQTLVEDKLDLNISARITNTVTDGAGTSGNAQIGIKEAVQTRPVNGLADALQVDLNSADADNDFQQFLLSLISPIELAKQDWRQRTEDDYVLNAAINWNILDNLNFRTTYTTSKDFREDLRFYGPLTGESFNNGGSLPLGQRDERTSFSYRWLNTLNYKYNALDDHSFDLLLGHEIYSSGGDRNFVRSEDFRLSITPEELFANMAFGRVDRIDTQEFTESNRLSFFGRLDYQFMGKYLATATVRADQSSRFSEENRLGFFPAFALAWQMDEEPWLEDSDVVTGMKVRLSYGMTGNDRIDATATQFLFSATTNRGPGFGNVDNVYYTPSSNVLYNPDLVWETTTTRNAGVDFGLFNDRVNGSFDVYYNTTNDLLLRSAIPNNTGFETQWDNVGSTSNKGLELGLNAYIIDNEDFTFSTSFNFGLNDARIEELDGTDERFFRSNWASTDLNNINDYYLQVGGTIGDIYGYVTDGYYSEDDFASYDETAQEYILNEGVPSSGAVVGNTDIRPGFLKLKDLNGDGQINADDRQVIGNALPDFQGGLGFNARWKNFDASIFFNYQYGNDVYNTGKIQFNQFRRVTYGNLLQTMSTDNRYTYIDTDGSITGTAGGVVTDLDQLAELNEGKNIWSHASHGQAGAVVHSWAIEDGSFVRLNNLTIGYNLPKDLISKVGLDRFRVYAAGRNLHIWTNYSGYDPEVSTSGDVLTPGVDYSSFPRSRSYTLGLNLTF; this is translated from the coding sequence ATGAAACAGGTTTTTACTAAAACGTTTTCGCTTTTTCTGGCTACTCAGGGGAATCGGATGAAGTACAAGCTGCGTGCACTAATTGTCGCATGTATCCTGCTTAGTACGAATGTGATTTTCGCTCAGAGTACAGAAATTACCGGTACTGTACTGGCTGCAGATACTAACGGTCCGTTGCCGGGTGTTACCGTATCAGAAAAAGGGACTTCCAACGGTGTGGTAACCGATTTTGACGGAAATTATTCCTTGACTGTATCCGGCGATGATGCAGTTATATCATTCTCTTTTGTAGGTTATACTAGTCAGGACATTCCTGTGAACGGTCAAACTACTATTGATCTCACTATGGAAGTGGATATGAATCAATTAGGGGAGGTTATGATTGTTGATTATGGATATGGACAAGTCAAAAAAGAAGATATGACCGGTGCCGTAGCATCAATTGGAAGTAAGGAACTTTCTAAAATTCCTGTGGCATCTGCAGCTGAAGCTCTTGCAGGTAGATTACCTGGTGTAAATATTCAAACAGCAGATGGTCAGCCTGGAGCTGAAATATCTGTTAGAGTGCGTGGTGGTGGGTCTATTACTCAGGATAACTCTCCTTTATATGTAGTCGATGGATTTATTGTTGGAGGAATTTCAGATATCCCACCAAATGATATTGAAAGTATTAACGTATTGAAGGATGCTGCTGCAACTGCTATTTATGGTGCTCAGGCTGCCAACGGAGTTGTAGTTGTTACAACCAAGAATGCTGAAGCGGGAAGAGTTTCTATAGATTACAATAACTTTTTTCAGTTTAATAATCTGCCATCAGACAGGAAATATGAAGTATTGTCTCCATATGAGTATGCGCTAGCAAATTACGAGTATGCCAGGCTAAGGTCTGACGCTGATGTTCGTAATTACGAACGGTATTTTGGAGTTTATGATGATATAGATCTTTACCGAAATATGGAGGGAACAGACTGGCAAGAAGAACTCTTTGGAGATCCTAAACTTTCTCAATTTCATAACCTTACTGTAAGCGGTGGTACTGAAATGACTAAAATGAGATTGAGTTTAAGTAATAACCAGGACGAAGGTCTACTTTTAGGTTCTGCATACGAAAGAACTGCCATTAACTTCAAGTTGAATCAGACTCTAGTTGAAGATAAATTAGATTTAAATATTTCTGCGAGAATCACTAATACTGTAACAGATGGTGCAGGAACTTCCGGAAATGCCCAAATAGGAATAAAAGAAGCCGTGCAAACAAGACCGGTGAATGGTCTGGCAGATGCTTTGCAAGTTGATTTAAATTCCGCAGATGCAGATAACGATTTTCAACAGTTCTTATTAAGCCTTATTAGCCCTATTGAATTAGCCAAGCAGGATTGGAGACAACGTACGGAAGATGACTATGTTTTAAATGCGGCTATTAACTGGAACATTCTAGACAACTTAAATTTTAGAACAACCTATACCACATCTAAAGATTTTAGAGAAGACCTAAGATTTTACGGCCCGTTAACTGGAGAATCTTTTAACAACGGTGGAAGTTTACCACTGGGGCAAAGAGATGAAAGAACTTCATTTTCATACCGATGGTTAAATACTTTAAACTACAAGTATAACGCGCTGGATGATCATTCCTTTGATCTTCTTTTAGGTCATGAAATTTATTCAAGCGGTGGTGATAGAAATTTTGTAAGATCTGAAGATTTCAGATTATCGATCACTCCGGAAGAATTGTTTGCGAATATGGCATTTGGTAGAGTAGACCGTATAGATACTCAGGAATTCACCGAAAGTAACAGGTTGTCTTTCTTCGGAAGGCTTGATTACCAATTTATGGGGAAATATCTCGCAACTGCGACAGTTAGAGCAGATCAATCCAGTAGATTTTCTGAAGAGAATAGATTAGGCTTTTTTCCGGCTTTTGCACTTGCATGGCAGATGGATGAAGAACCGTGGTTAGAAGATTCAGATGTAGTTACAGGAATGAAAGTTAGATTGAGTTATGGTATGACTGGTAACGATCGTATAGACGCTACTGCAACACAGTTCTTATTTAGTGCGACCACAAACAGAGGGCCTGGATTTGGGAATGTAGATAACGTATACTATACACCAAGTAGTAATGTATTATACAATCCTGATCTGGTTTGGGAAACTACAACAACAAGAAACGCCGGGGTAGATTTTGGACTTTTCAATGACAGAGTAAACGGAAGTTTTGATGTTTATTATAATACCACAAACGATCTTCTTTTGAGATCTGCGATTCCTAATAACACTGGTTTCGAAACTCAGTGGGATAACGTTGGTAGTACTTCAAACAAAGGTCTGGAACTTGGATTGAATGCTTACATTATAGATAACGAAGATTTTACCTTCTCTACGAGTTTTAACTTTGGTTTAAATGATGCTAGAATTGAAGAACTTGATGGTACAGATGAGCGATTCTTTCGTTCCAACTGGGCTAGTACAGATTTAAATAACATTAATGATTACTACCTTCAGGTTGGTGGTACCATTGGAGATATCTACGGGTATGTAACCGATGGTTATTATTCTGAAGACGATTTCGCTTCTTATGATGAAACTGCTCAGGAATATATCTTGAACGAAGGAGTACCTTCTTCCGGAGCAGTAGTTGGAAATACAGACATTCGACCTGGATTTTTAAAACTGAAGGATTTAAATGGCGACGGACAGATTAATGCAGATGACCGCCAGGTGATTGGAAATGCTCTTCCAGATTTTCAGGGTGGACTTGGATTCAACGCAAGATGGAAAAACTTTGATGCTTCGATCTTCTTCAATTATCAATATGGGAATGATGTTTATAACACTGGTAAAATTCAATTTAACCAGTTCCGAAGAGTGACGTATGGTAACCTTCTTCAGACAATGAGTACAGATAACAGGTATACTTATATCGATACTGATGGAAGCATCACAGGAACAGCTGGAGGTGTAGTGACAGATCTTGATCAATTGGCAGAACTTAATGAAGGGAAAAACATCTGGTCACATGCCAGTCATGGACAGGCTGGAGCGGTAGTTCACTCCTGGGCAATCGAGGATGGATCATTTGTAAGACTGAATAACTTAACAATTGGTTATAACCTTCCAAAAGATTTAATTTCAAAAGTAGGTCTGGATAGATTCAGAGTATATGCTGCTGGTAGAAATTTGCATATTTGGACAAACTATTCAGGATATGATCCAGAGGTAAGTACTTCAGGTGATGTACTAACTCCTGGTGTAGATTACTCTTCTTTTCCAAGAAGTAGATCATATACTTTAGGTTTAAACTTAACTTTTTAA
- a CDS encoding LacI family DNA-binding transcriptional regulator codes for MKMKQHMTLKDLARELGISPSTVSKALNDSPEISAKTKKKVRELADLLQYYPNSFAQGLKYKRTKTLGVIVPAILSNFFSMVLDGIEEKASELGYRIIICISKESLEKEKLAIDMLIKSQVDGILLSPSKETQASLNIKHLQAPKNYGIPIVMFDRLIKEIEADKISINDCLEAELATMELIKSGCRNVVYFSGMATTSVNEERKQGYKKAMENSSATARIIEIDFSKDEGEKFKSILEENSIDGILTSDELTTVQTARNVLTCGYKIPKDISIIGFTNGKMGENFMPSLTTVDQKAKEQGEIAVQTLIDRLEDKLPLESIEFILKAEIIHRESTKNAMIPI; via the coding sequence ATGAAGATGAAACAACATATGACTTTGAAGGATCTTGCGCGCGAACTGGGGATTTCGCCGAGCACTGTATCCAAAGCGCTTAATGACAGTCCGGAAATTAGTGCGAAAACCAAGAAAAAAGTAAGAGAGCTCGCAGATCTACTTCAATATTATCCTAATAGCTTCGCGCAAGGTTTAAAATACAAGCGAACAAAAACTTTGGGAGTAATCGTACCGGCGATTCTATCTAATTTTTTCTCTATGGTCCTTGATGGTATTGAAGAGAAGGCATCAGAACTTGGTTACAGGATTATTATATGTATTTCTAAAGAATCCCTTGAAAAAGAGAAACTAGCTATAGATATGCTTATTAAATCCCAGGTGGATGGTATACTCCTATCTCCTAGCAAAGAAACTCAAGCTAGCTTGAATATAAAACATCTGCAGGCTCCAAAGAATTATGGTATCCCAATAGTAATGTTTGACCGGTTAATAAAAGAAATTGAAGCAGATAAAATTTCAATAAATGATTGCCTTGAAGCAGAACTCGCTACCATGGAACTTATAAAGTCCGGATGCCGTAATGTAGTTTACTTTTCAGGTATGGCAACAACCAGTGTGAATGAGGAGAGGAAACAAGGTTATAAAAAAGCTATGGAAAACTCTTCAGCAACTGCTCGTATCATCGAAATTGATTTCAGTAAGGATGAAGGAGAAAAATTTAAATCAATTCTGGAGGAGAACTCGATCGATGGCATCCTGACTTCAGATGAACTTACTACCGTCCAAACTGCAAGAAATGTTCTAACTTGCGGCTACAAAATTCCAAAAGATATTTCAATTATAGGTTTTACGAATGGTAAAATGGGTGAAAACTTTATGCCTTCCCTAACTACAGTTGATCAAAAGGCAAAAGAGCAGGGAGAAATCGCAGTTCAAACACTTATAGATAGACTGGAAGATAAGTTGCCTTTAGAATCTATCGAATTTATATTGAAAGCAGAAATCATTCACCGGGAATCCACTAAAAATGCAATGATCCCTATTTAG